Genomic DNA from Desulfobulbaceae bacterium:
TGACGACGAGACGAGTTTTTCCGCAACACTTGGTGAACGTCTGCAACTGCGTGGTTTTGATGTTTGCCTGGCGGAGACGGGTGAACAGGCTATTTCAATGATGGCTCATGAGGCCCCGCAGGTTGTTATGATGGACTTGAGCCTGCCAGATATGTCTGGACTTGAGGTTATGGAAAAAATGAAAAAGATCGATTCCGCTTTGGAGGTAATTGTTTTATCCGGGCATGGCGCGGAGTATCGGCATGAAGCCTTGGCGAGAGGGGCTTTTAACTATGTCATGAAGCCGTTCAAGCTTGTTTATCTCGTCGAGCTTATCAGCAGGGCAATAGAGCATCGCACAGCACTGAAAGGAGTGTAATGTGGAAGAACAACATTTAGTCTTAATGACCTGCTGGCTGAAGAGTTGAAACTTCTGGGCCGGTATGCCAGCCAGAAAGAGGTTGAACTGACCGTGGATTATTCGGCGGAAAGCCCAGCTGTTTGAAATTATCCAAGTATTTGCCAATATATATTTTTTATATGTTTTGAATATCTGGTCAACAGGAGAAAGGTTGTGGAGAATATAGAGATTTTATTGGTTGACGATGAAAAGGATTTCATCTCAACATTGTCTGAGCGCCTATCTTTGCGGGGGTACGAGGTTAGCACGGCATTTGATGGGGAGGAAGCGTTACAGTTTCTTGGAGTAAATAAGGTCGATATAATTGTTTTGGATCTGAAAATGCCGGGCATGGACGGTATGGAAGTGTTGAGAAAAATCAGGGAAGACGATCAAAAGGTCAGGGTCATAATTCAGACCGGCCACGGTACCGACAAGGAGGAAGATGAGATTGGTCAGCTTGGGGTGTCAGCGTTCTTGCGGAAACCAGTTGATATTGAAGTGTTGATCGGCTCTTTGCAGGATGCAGCTGAATCTCTACAGAATGATGTGGAAGAAGACAGGAGGAACTCAGATGGCAATACTTGATGCTGATACCAGTATTTTATTGGTTGATGATGAGAAGGATTTTGTTGAAGTACTCTCTCAGCGTCTTGAGGTAAAAGGTTTTCATGTTGAAGCTGTCTATTCAGGTCAGGATGCCTTGGATTTGCTTTCCCACAAATCGTATGACGCGATTGTTATGGATTTATCGATGCCAGGCATGGACGGTATGGAGGCACTGAAGGTGATACGAGAGAGACGCCCCAATATGCAGATCATCATCCTTACCGGTCATGGGACCCTTGAAAGCGGCATAGAAGCTATGAAACGGGGTGCTTCAGACTTTATCGAAAAGCCGGTTGATTTTGATGTGCTGGTTAATAAAATTATTGTGGCACAAAATAAACGGCGGGAACTTATAGAGAAAAAGCATACAAGTGAACTGATGAAAATAATGACCTCAAAAGGCTGGTAAAAAGATCATCGAGACATGTATGGGATACCGGCAAGTATTTTATTGATGATTGTTACCTGGGTTGCAGTTGCTGTAATTTGGCCAATTATGGGGATGCCGATTAGCAGCTGATAAACGACTCCTGTTGGCTGGAAATTGTCAAAAAAACTTATCTTCTAGGCAGTTAGGAGCTTTTTTGGTGACAGCTTTTTGGTTGACAAGAGCCTCTGGAATTTGGTCTCATATATCTGTTTTACTTGGTTAGTGCCTTACGTCTCAACGAACGGCTGGGCGAGATTATTTTTCAAAATTCAAAGATCATAAGGAGTTTTACATGGCTATAATCTCAATTTTTAACGGGGCCCACACCAAGGCAGAAGATGTTATTGCTGCTCTCAAATCAAAAACGGGGTTTTCGGTAATTGACGATACTAAAATTATTGAAAAAGTGGCTTTAAACAGTCCGTTAACTAAGGAGCAGCTTCAGAGAGCAGTTTTTGGAAAACCTTCGGTCTTTAATAGGTTTACCAGAGAAAAAGAGAGAGTGGTTGCTTTACTAAAAAGTGTTGTCGCAGAACAGCTTATCAGTTGTGATAAATGTATATTTTCAGGCTACCTTGGCCAGCTTATTCCAAAAGAAGTTACGCATGCCTTGCGAGTTTTAATTATTGCCGACAGTGATTTTCGCCAAAAAAATGCCGCAGAGAAAGAACAGATGACCCCGGATACTGTCGGTAAAATTCTCCTGAAAAGTGATGAGTGTGCATTTCGCTGGACTCAATATCTTTACGGTAAAGATGCCTGGGATGCGTCTCTTTACGATATTGTGGTTCCCATGGAGAAAACCGATATCGACCAGACTGTCGAGTTGATTTTAGAAAATCTTGAAAAAGAAGCTCTGAAACGAACAACCACCTCTCAAACGGCTGCTGAGGACTTTGCGGTGCGGGCAGAAGTTGAAAAAGCCTTAATCAATGCTGGTCACGATGTGGATGTTAACGTGAGCCAGGGAAATGTTGTCCTTACGATTAACAGGCAGGTGTTATTACTGTCCAAACTTGAGGATGACTTAAAGTCTCTGGTGATTGGGTACCCTGGTGTGGAAAGTGTGACGACAAAGGTCGGTGATAAATATCACCGTGCTGATATTTATCGTCAGGTTGATTTTGAAATGCCTTCAAAAGTGTTACTGGTTGATGATGAGAGTGAATTTGTTCAGGTCCTTTCTGAACGATTACAAGCCAGGGAGTTGGGTTCCCACATTGTCTACGATGGGCAAGAGGCTTTAGATATTATCAACGATGAACAACCTGAGGTAATGGTCCTCGATTTAAAAATGCCGGGAGTTGATGGTATGGAAGTTCTTAGGCAAACGAAAGCAAAAAATCCAGAAACAGAAGTGATAATCCTTACTGGACAAGGATCAGAATCTGACAAAAAGATGTGTATGGAACTTGGCGCATTTGCTTACCTGGAAAAACCAGTTGATATTGAGTTAATGGCCAAAACCATGAAAGAGGCGTATGGCAAGACGAGAAAAAAGTAGATCGTTAGCGCTAATCGTTTCACAGTATATAAAAAAAGGGGAACTGATAGGGTTCCCCTTTTTTTATGATAGAACTTGATTTTTCTACTTCAGTGGCAATTTAAAAATTATTCCTGAATATTGACAACAAGAATACCACAATGCGCCGAATCAACAACCTTTTCGGTAACACTCCCCATAAGCAGTTTTTTGACACCAGTTCGGCCATAACCGCCCATGACAACGAGATCTACATTATGGGCTTTGGCCTGGTCGATAATTGCTGCGTCTGGTGTTCCAGTTTCAGTAATAGTCACTACCTGGACAGAATCTTTTTTTGCCAATAGGTTCTTTTTGAAATCGTTAACAAGGGTTTCTGCTTCGCTGAGTTGGGCATCGGACTCAGCAACAGAAAGAGCCACGACTTTGCTAATAGCTGGGCACTGAGAGCACATGCTGATGGCTTCACTGGCTGCTGCCTCAGAGTGTGGGGAGCCATCCAGCGCAATGAGGAGGCTCTGGCCTGAAATGGTGACCTCCTTCGGCACAACAAGCACTTTAGGTGGTGCGAAGCCAATTACTTTTGCGGTTACACTGCCGACAAACAACTTGGTAAGCAGTCCTTTTTTGCCACGGCGTCCCATAATAATGACATCGCTTTTCTGGGCAACCGCTTCATCAACAATGGTTTTTTCAATTTGAAAGGATTCTTTAAGAATAATTTCGTAATCAATTTCCATGGATGAGGCCATTTCTCGTAAGCTGTCAAGATATGGTGCGATTTTTTCTGTTTCCACGACGGCCAGAGCACGAGCTCCGTGTTCTTGATCTTGATCGATCTTAATGACATACAGAATTTTTAATTGTGCCCCACAGGCCTGAGCAAAGAACATGGCTTCCTGCACGGCGCCATCGCTGAAATCAGTACCGTCAGTTGACAGTAAAATAGATGATATCTCACCCATCATTTTTGTTTTATATTCGTCCATAATAAAAATTTCTCCAGAAAGCATATATCAGTCACCTCACAAATGGTGTAGGCAACGAAAGTTTTTACCTGGTCGTCCCAGGAATTAATCCGGCATCTACATTAGGCAGACGCTGGGATATATTTGGTCAGCGGACAGGCCTTGCAGCCTTGTGCTGGGAGATCAGTATTTAGGTGAACCTTGTCGGTGATTGATGTGACAGCATCTTTGGTCCCTGCATAGATATTTTCACGGCCAATTTTATCAATTAGATGGGTTCGCTCCATAACCGCCATGACCTGGCCCTTTATGCCGCACATGGCAAAACCAATTTTAGCGCTGTTAAGGCGATCATATACAAGTGAGAGTGCCTCCTCCCCAGAAGCATCCATATCATTAATCCCTCTGGCATCAAGAAGAATATACCGGAGATCTGGTTGTTCTGTTCGGAACTTAGCAACTTGTTCGTCAAGATATGAGGCATTGGCAAAAAAGAGTGCTCCATCGAAACGGACAACGGAGATATGACGACAGCCTTTTAACCTGTAGTGTTCTGAACTGGTGAGGACTTTGTCTTCGTTCATTGAGAGGCTTGCCACTACTGGTCGCATTGATTTATAGAGGAATACACCCATGGAAAGCGCTACGCCTACCATAATGCCTTTATCAAGGTGCGGGGCAAAATAGAGGGTAACCAGGAAGCTGAATATTGAAATGGCACCGTCATACCACTGGGCGTGCCAGGCGTGCGCAAAACCCTTAATATTAACTAGGCCGATGACGGCCATCATGATAACAGCGGCCAGAACTGCCTGGGGCAGGTGATACAGCAGAGGAGTGAAAAAAAGCAGTGTTATAACAACCATTGCCGAGGTGACAACGGAAGAAACACCGGAAACAGCACCAGCCTGGAGGTTTACGGCAGAGCGTGAAAAAGAGCCTGATACCGAGTAACTGCTGCCTATTGATCCAAAAATATTGGCAAGACCCTGGCCGATCAACTCCTGATTCGGGTCAAGCTTCTGACCTGTTTTGGCAGCCATGGCTTTGGCAATTGCAATTGCCTCCATGAAACCTAAAAGTGAAATGATAATAGCGGTTGGAAAGAGTTTTGAAAAACTCTTAACTGATAGTTGGGGGACTGTAAAGGATGGCAGGCCTTCAGGGATTTGACCTACGACTGCGCCACCGCCCATCATCATGATATTGTCTACTTTTAAAGGTGAGTTGCCGACTTTAATTCTCCAGGTTTCACCATCAGTGTTTATTCCAGCCGGAATATTATTTTTGGGGTAGAAGGTGTACGAGTCGCCATCTTTAACGGCTTCAAATTTAAGCAGTCGCAAATCTGAGCGAACAAGATGTGCCTCATGTTTAGCTTGATCCATTCTGGCGGTGAGCATGGCAACTTCACTCTTCATTTTGATAAGTTCAAGGGATGCACCTGCACCATGCCCTTTTTGTTCTTTTGCCACTTCATCAACTTGTTTTCCTAAGGCGGCGCGTTCTTCACCTAATGTGTTAATTTCTGTAACATAGTGGTTGAACTTTTCAATTGTCTGTTCGATGCCAGGGACCTGAATGGTTTGCACAGGAACTTTAGCGTCATTATTGAAACCTGTGAAATAAGAAACAACGGTGGTAATTGCGACAGCAACGAGGACGTTGGGGATGCGCGGGTTAATTTTTTTCAGAATTACCATGATGGTTACAGCGACGACGCCATATATCAAGGTAGGTATGTGGGTGTAATCCATGGCAGCCTGAGCGACTCTCACCATGGTCTCGTAATGATGTGGAGCTTTGTCAACATAGACCCCGAAGAATTTGGAAAACTGAGATGAAGCGATGATAATCGCTGCGGCATTTGTAAAGCCATTGACAACAGGATGGGAGAGAAAATTAACAACCAGACCCAGGCGCAGAACACCAAGTGAAAACTGGAAGATACCAACTACCAGAGCCAAAACAATAGAGTAGGCGATAAATTCAGGCGATCCGGCTGTAGCAAGAGGCTCAAGAGAGGCGGCTGACATCAGAGACACAACCGCAACCGGGCCGGTTGCCAACTGCCTGCTGGAACCAAAAAGTGAAGCAATCATTGGTGGTAGAAAAGCGGCATACAGACCATAATAAGCTGGTAAGCCTGCAAGCTGTGCATAGGCCATTGATTGGGGAATCAGGACCAGGGCAACGGTGAGACCGGCAAGGAAGTCGGTCTTAAACTTACCGACCCCGTAGTCTTTGAACCACAACAAAAACGGAAAAAATTTAAAAATCATGCTCTCTCCTCTATAAAAATGAATAAAAATATTTACGCTCAGTATGTTTACCTAGAAAAAAAGCGTTGAAGATAATCCCAAAAATACCAGTATTTCGTATAATGTTATTTCTCGTTTTTTACAACTCGCCAGTGCATTCTTTTAGACAGGGAAAGGAAAATAGGCAGTATTTTCTCTTAATTTGCTATTTGAAGTACTTCAATAAAGCATGCAGTGTGGTTATTGGGTGAGGCGGACATCCTGGGATATAAAGATCCACGGGAATAATACTGTTGAGGTCGCCAATAATATCATCGCTTCCATAAAACGGGCCGCCGGAAATCGCGCATGATCCACTGGCAATAACAACCTTGGGGCTTGGAACAGCCTCAAAAGTTGTTATGGTTGCTGCATGCATATTTCTTGAAATTGGTCCGGTAACATGGATGCCATCAGCGTGGCGCGGGGAGGCGACAAATTGTATTCCAAAACGAGACAGATCAAAAAACGGGGTATTGAGAACGTTTGTATCGGCTTCACAGGCATTACAGCCAGCTGCTGATATTTGACGCAACTGAAGTGAACGGCCAAAGAGTTTCTTGAAATGTTTTTTGGAATGCTCTGCCAGGGCCGGAAGTGACCCGCCGGTGAGGAGATCGTTTTTATTGGCTACACCCATTTCAAAGTTCTGAGTAAATTTTACAAACTCGCCCTTTGATTGTGTTTCGCACTGGCCGCAGAATACGCATTTGCCGAGGTCGATTTTGCAGCTTGACGCGTCTATTGCTTCTTGCGGACAGGCAGTGGCGCAAGCCTTAATAGTGGCGGAATCACAATCAGGATTAATCTGTGGTAGGCCTCTATATCGGTTATAGAGATTAATTGGCACTTTAGGATACTTAGATGTCCTGTTGCCTTGTTCGAGTCTATTTTTAAGTACTTTTAGCATAGTTATATTCTCTTTATGTAACTTTTCATCTGGTTCTATAGGTCGAAACCGCAGTAGGATAAATTGAAGCTTTTGTTGCAAAGAGGAAAGTCTGAAATACCCTCGTTGCGCAAAGAC
This window encodes:
- a CDS encoding response regulator, producing MENIEILLVDDEKDFISTLSERLSLRGYEVSTAFDGEEALQFLGVNKVDIIVLDLKMPGMDGMEVLRKIREDDQKVRVIIQTGHGTDKEEDEIGQLGVSAFLRKPVDIEVLIGSLQDAAESLQNDVEEDRRNSDGNT
- a CDS encoding response regulator, whose amino-acid sequence is MAIISIFNGAHTKAEDVIAALKSKTGFSVIDDTKIIEKVALNSPLTKEQLQRAVFGKPSVFNRFTREKERVVALLKSVVAEQLISCDKCIFSGYLGQLIPKEVTHALRVLIIADSDFRQKNAAEKEQMTPDTVGKILLKSDECAFRWTQYLYGKDAWDASLYDIVVPMEKTDIDQTVELILENLEKEALKRTTTSQTAAEDFAVRAEVEKALINAGHDVDVNVSQGNVVLTINRQVLLLSKLEDDLKSLVIGYPGVESVTTKVGDKYHRADIYRQVDFEMPSKVLLVDDESEFVQVLSERLQARELGSHIVYDGQEALDIINDEQPEVMVLDLKMPGVDGMEVLRQTKAKNPETEVIILTGQGSESDKKMCMELGAFAYLEKPVDIELMAKTMKEAYGKTRKK
- a CDS encoding SulP family inorganic anion transporter, which gives rise to MIFKFFPFLLWFKDYGVGKFKTDFLAGLTVALVLIPQSMAYAQLAGLPAYYGLYAAFLPPMIASLFGSSRQLATGPVAVVSLMSAASLEPLATAGSPEFIAYSIVLALVVGIFQFSLGVLRLGLVVNFLSHPVVNGFTNAAAIIIASSQFSKFFGVYVDKAPHHYETMVRVAQAAMDYTHIPTLIYGVVAVTIMVILKKINPRIPNVLVAVAITTVVSYFTGFNNDAKVPVQTIQVPGIEQTIEKFNHYVTEINTLGEERAALGKQVDEVAKEQKGHGAGASLELIKMKSEVAMLTARMDQAKHEAHLVRSDLRLLKFEAVKDGDSYTFYPKNNIPAGINTDGETWRIKVGNSPLKVDNIMMMGGGAVVGQIPEGLPSFTVPQLSVKSFSKLFPTAIIISLLGFMEAIAIAKAMAAKTGQKLDPNQELIGQGLANIFGSIGSSYSVSGSFSRSAVNLQAGAVSGVSSVVTSAMVVITLLFFTPLLYHLPQAVLAAVIMMAVIGLVNIKGFAHAWHAQWYDGAISIFSFLVTLYFAPHLDKGIMVGVALSMGVFLYKSMRPVVASLSMNEDKVLTSSEHYRLKGCRHISVVRFDGALFFANASYLDEQVAKFRTEQPDLRYILLDARGINDMDASGEEALSLVYDRLNSAKIGFAMCGIKGQVMAVMERTHLIDKIGRENIYAGTKDAVTSITDKVHLNTDLPAQGCKACPLTKYIPASA
- a CDS encoding response regulator, giving the protein MVKIMLVDDETSFSATLGERLQLRGFDVCLAETGEQAISMMAHEAPQVVMMDLSLPDMSGLEVMEKMKKIDSALEVIVLSGHGAEYRHEALARGAFNYVMKPFKLVYLVELISRAIEHRTALKGV
- a CDS encoding response regulator codes for the protein MAILDADTSILLVDDEKDFVEVLSQRLEVKGFHVEAVYSGQDALDLLSHKSYDAIVMDLSMPGMDGMEALKVIRERRPNMQIIILTGHGTLESGIEAMKRGASDFIEKPVDFDVLVNKIIVAQNKRRELIEKKHTSELMKIMTSKGW
- a CDS encoding universal stress protein, with product MDEYKTKMMGEISSILLSTDGTDFSDGAVQEAMFFAQACGAQLKILYVIKIDQDQEHGARALAVVETEKIAPYLDSLREMASSMEIDYEIILKESFQIEKTIVDEAVAQKSDVIIMGRRGKKGLLTKLFVGSVTAKVIGFAPPKVLVVPKEVTISGQSLLIALDGSPHSEAAASEAISMCSQCPAISKVVALSVAESDAQLSEAETLVNDFKKNLLAKKDSVQVVTITETGTPDAAIIDQAKAHNVDLVVMGGYGRTGVKKLLMGSVTEKVVDSAHCGILVVNIQE
- a CDS encoding hydrogenase; this translates as MLKVLKNRLEQGNRTSKYPKVPINLYNRYRGLPQINPDCDSATIKACATACPQEAIDASSCKIDLGKCVFCGQCETQSKGEFVKFTQNFEMGVANKNDLLTGGSLPALAEHSKKHFKKLFGRSLQLRQISAAGCNACEADTNVLNTPFFDLSRFGIQFVASPRHADGIHVTGPISRNMHAATITTFEAVPSPKVVIASGSCAISGGPFYGSDDIIGDLNSIIPVDLYIPGCPPHPITTLHALLKYFK